The Triticum aestivum cultivar Chinese Spring chromosome 7B, IWGSC CS RefSeq v2.1, whole genome shotgun sequence genome window below encodes:
- the LOC123162408 gene encoding GDSL esterase/lipase At5g37690: MKGAIVLLGLVVVGALVGAVAASAGVVRRPVVPAMFVLGDSTLDVGNNNHLPGKDVPRANQPFYGVDFPGRAIATGRFSNGYNIADFIAKYLGFEKSPLAYLVLKSRNYLIPSALTRGVSYASAGAGILDSTSAEISIPLSKQVRYFAATKAEMEAAVGRGNVSRLLAHSFFLLGVGSNDLFQSTATTQGDVIALYTALISNYTAAITDLYGMGARKFGFISVSPLGCVPAVRVLNATGACNDAMNQIAMGFTATLKSALAGLAPKLPGLVYSLGDSFAALETTFSNPQAAGYENADSACCGSGRLGAEGGYCTRNSKLCTDHDAYVYWDWIHSTQRAAELGAQALFNEGPAQVTAPISFGQLAHER, encoded by the exons ATGAAGGGCGCCATCGTTCTCCTCGGTCTTGTTGTGGTGGGGGCGCTTGTTGGTGCGGTCGCCGCCAGCGCTGGGGTGGTGCGGCGGCCGGTGGTGCCGGCGATGTTCGTGCTTGGGGACTCAACGCTGGACGTGGGCAACAACAACCACCTGCCGGGGAAGGACGTGCCCAGGGCCAACCAGCCTTTCTACGGCGTCGACTTCCCCGGCCGCGCCATTGCCACCGGACGTTTCAGCAACGGCTACAACATCGCCGACTTCATCG CAAAGTACCTGGGGTTCGAGAAGAGCCCTCTGGCCTATCTGGTACTTAAATCACGCAACTATCTCATCCCTAGCGCTCTCACGAGAGGTGTGAGCTACGCTTCAGCTGGAGCTGGGATCCTCGACTCCACT AGTGCCGAGATCAGCATCCCATTGTCGAAGCAGGTACGCTACTTTGCGGCGACCAAGGCTGAGATGGAAGCCGCAGTTGGCAGAGGCAACGTGTCCAGGCTCCTCgctcactccttcttcctcctcggcgtTGGCAGCAACGACCTGTTCCAGTCCACGGCGACCACCCAGGGCGATGTCATTGCGCTCTACACTGCTCTCATCTCCAACTACACGGCAGCGATCACT GATTTGTATGGGATGGGGGCGAGGAAGTTCGGGTTCATCAGTGTCAGCCCGCTGGGCTGCGTGCCAGCGGTGCGCGTGCTCAATGCGACGGGGGCATGTAACGATGCCATGAACCAGATCGCCATGGGATTCACCGCCACGCTTAAGTCTGCACTCGCCGGCCTCGCCCCGAAGCTCCCAGGCCTCGTCTACTCCCTCGGCGACTCCTTCGCTGCCTTGGAGACAACCTTCTCCAACCCGCAAGCAGCTG GGTACGAGAACGCAGACAGCGCGTGCTGCGGGAGCGGGAGGCTGGGCGCGGAGGGCGGCTACTGCACGCGGAACTCCAAGCTGTGCACCGACCACGACGCCTATGTGTACTGGGACTGGATCCACTCCACGCAGCGGGCTGCCGAGCTGGGTGCCCAGGCGCTCTTCAATGAGGGCCCGGCCCAGGTCACCGCACCCATCAGCTTCGGGCAATTGGCCCACGAGAGATAA
- the LOC123162086 gene encoding uncharacterized protein isoform X1, with product MANGARLRPPRRLLEVRQQLELVGARRAETPRTVTAARGGPMRLSTIQLYTPAMKLWGYDSSHSCFNQSSIIQLASEISLYYFSSCLLSERNRKLGNIWTSADREVFIFSKETDITVMEIQTVNIDAWKITVSSCIAAHDSQSTFFVKLTMSGIIQHINIF from the exons ATGGCGAACGGGGCGAGGCTACGGCCACCGCGTCGTCTTCTTGAGGTGCGGCAACAGCTGGAGCTGGTGGGGGCGCGGCGAGCGGAGACTCCACGCACGGTGACGGCCGCACGCGGCGGCCCGATGCGCTTG TCAACAATTCAACTGTATACTCCTGCAATGAAGCTCTGGGGGTATGATTCGAGCCACTCGTGCTTCAACCAATCATCCATCATACAGCTGGCAAGTGAAATAAGTCTTTATTATTTCAGCAGTTGCTTGCTATCAGAAAGAAACCGCAAACTTGGCAACATATGGACTTCAGCAGACAGAGAAGTCTTCATTTTTTCAAAAGAAACCGACATAACAGTAATGGAAATTCAAACGGTGAACATTGACGCCTGGAAAATAACAGTTAGTTCATGCATTGCAGCACATGATTCACAGTCAACATTTTTTGTCAAGTTGACAATGTCAGGAATAATTCAAcatattaacattttttga
- the LOC123162086 gene encoding uncharacterized protein isoform X3, translating into MANGARLRPPRRLLEVRQQLELVGARRAETPRTVTAARGGPMRLSTIQLYTPAMKLWGCLLSERNRKLGNIWTSADREVFIFSKETDITVMEIQTVNIDAWKITVSSCIAAHDSQSTFFVKLTMSGIIQHINIF; encoded by the exons ATGGCGAACGGGGCGAGGCTACGGCCACCGCGTCGTCTTCTTGAGGTGCGGCAACAGCTGGAGCTGGTGGGGGCGCGGCGAGCGGAGACTCCACGCACGGTGACGGCCGCACGCGGCGGCCCGATGCGCTTG TCAACAATTCAACTGTATACTCCTGCAATGAAGCTCTGGGG TTGCTTGCTATCAGAAAGAAACCGCAAACTTGGCAACATATGGACTTCAGCAGACAGAGAAGTCTTCATTTTTTCAAAAGAAACCGACATAACAGTAATGGAAATTCAAACGGTGAACATTGACGCCTGGAAAATAACAGTTAGTTCATGCATTGCAGCACATGATTCACAGTCAACATTTTTTGTCAAGTTGACAATGTCAGGAATAATTCAAcatattaacattttttga
- the LOC123162086 gene encoding uncharacterized protein isoform X2 codes for MANGARLRPPRRLLEVRQQLELVGARRAETPRTVTAARGGPMRLSTIQLYTPAMKLWGSCLLSERNRKLGNIWTSADREVFIFSKETDITVMEIQTVNIDAWKITVSSCIAAHDSQSTFFVKLTMSGIIQHINIF; via the exons ATGGCGAACGGGGCGAGGCTACGGCCACCGCGTCGTCTTCTTGAGGTGCGGCAACAGCTGGAGCTGGTGGGGGCGCGGCGAGCGGAGACTCCACGCACGGTGACGGCCGCACGCGGCGGCCCGATGCGCTTG TCAACAATTCAACTGTATACTCCTGCAATGAAGCTCTGGGG CAGTTGCTTGCTATCAGAAAGAAACCGCAAACTTGGCAACATATGGACTTCAGCAGACAGAGAAGTCTTCATTTTTTCAAAAGAAACCGACATAACAGTAATGGAAATTCAAACGGTGAACATTGACGCCTGGAAAATAACAGTTAGTTCATGCATTGCAGCACATGATTCACAGTCAACATTTTTTGTCAAGTTGACAATGTCAGGAATAATTCAAcatattaacattttttga